One segment of Verrucomicrobiota bacterium DNA contains the following:
- a CDS encoding type II toxin-antitoxin system RelE/ParE family toxin: protein MESTPHEIILSKRAKQDVEDISLYIEHRDSLYAAEQFKVDFVIEVEKNLKNFPEVHKQYEAIPQVHYFVFKKNYLIFHSTRGNNVYVITVRHGAKDQNKGFTKSLARLKREALRSG, encoded by the coding sequence ATGGAATCTACCCCGCACGAAATAATCTTATCGAAACGGGCTAAGCAAGATGTTGAAGACATTAGTCTTTATATCGAGCATCGAGACAGCCTCTATGCTGCTGAACAGTTCAAAGTCGACTTTGTTATCGAAGTAGAAAAGAACTTAAAGAATTTCCCTGAAGTCCATAAGCAATATGAAGCTATTCCCCAAGTCCACTATTTTGTCTTTAAAAAGAACTACCTCATATTCCATTCGACCAGAGGCAACAATGTCTATGTGATTACTGTTCGGCATGGGGCAAAGGATCAAAACAAAGGCTTCACTAAGTCTCTTGCTAGACTCAAGCGAGAAGCTTTGAGAAGTGGATAA